From the genome of Halomonas sp. MCCC 1A13316, one region includes:
- a CDS encoding isochorismatase family protein — MITTDKTAKEIFAEVMANPQRVPFGFGNKAVLVNVDPQKAYTRTDLYKTAYETDPSQLEYVNQLASGIRKLGWPVVWTHVAFLDSAEDAGVWGTRTDTPDSLQNIKYGSDRAAFDERVEIDPRDVVYTKRMPSAFFETPLQSLLVWHQVDTVIVTGGSTSGCIRATAVDSLSRGYRTIVPMECVADKHESYHYANLTDLHLKYADVMPVADVLAWLEKRAAETV, encoded by the coding sequence ATGATCACGACCGACAAGACCGCCAAGGAAATATTCGCCGAGGTAATGGCCAACCCGCAGCGCGTGCCGTTCGGTTTCGGCAACAAGGCGGTGCTGGTCAACGTCGACCCGCAGAAGGCCTATACCCGCACCGATCTCTACAAGACCGCCTACGAGACCGACCCCAGCCAGCTCGAGTACGTCAATCAACTGGCGAGCGGCATCCGCAAGCTCGGCTGGCCGGTGGTGTGGACGCATGTGGCCTTCCTCGACTCTGCCGAGGATGCCGGCGTCTGGGGCACTCGCACCGATACGCCCGATTCGCTGCAGAACATCAAGTACGGCTCCGATCGCGCCGCCTTCGACGAGCGGGTGGAGATCGATCCGCGCGACGTCGTCTACACCAAGCGCATGCCGTCGGCCTTCTTCGAGACGCCGCTGCAGTCGCTGCTGGTGTGGCACCAGGTGGACACTGTGATCGTCACCGGTGGCTCCACCTCCGGCTGCATTCGCGCCACCGCGGTGGATAGCCTGTCGCGTGGCTACCGCACCATCGTGCCCATGGAGTGCGTGGCCGACAAGCACGAGAGCTACCACTACGCCAACCTCACCGACCTGCATCTGAAGTACGCCGACGTGATGCCGGTGGCGGATGTGCTGGCCTGGCTCGAGAAGCGTGCCGCGGAAACGGTCTGA
- the dctP gene encoding TRAP transporter substrate-binding protein DctP, giving the protein MNKPLIASLGLATLMASGHALAVDRITAVHAFPPSLIYTQSFLEFVDKVNERGEGVVQIDVRGGPEVIGLSEQPDAVRNGVVDMAYTAASFYAGTVPERDALVASNTNAIHARENGGIDLLNQIHQDKMGVYYLGWFDSGVSYNLYTIDEPSLDEEGNLSVSGLTLRSNPVYDAFFQDYLGAQPISLPTTDVYSALERNVVNATGWTQIGLKDLNWDRFLNYRIDPAFFSTDMGVIVNQESWNGLSEEAQQILQEVAIEHEHASAERFEVLAEEQQAELESDGMQVFRLEGEAGKRYSEAAREATWERMRSQMERHPTGLEHYEELIEKFNDL; this is encoded by the coding sequence ATGAACAAGCCTCTCATCGCCTCTCTCGGCCTGGCCACGCTGATGGCCTCCGGCCACGCCCTGGCGGTCGACCGCATTACCGCCGTTCACGCCTTCCCGCCGTCGCTGATCTATACCCAGAGCTTTCTCGAGTTCGTCGACAAGGTGAACGAGCGCGGCGAGGGCGTGGTGCAGATCGACGTGCGCGGCGGCCCCGAGGTGATCGGGCTCTCCGAGCAGCCCGACGCCGTGCGCAACGGCGTGGTCGACATGGCCTACACCGCCGCCAGCTTCTATGCAGGCACCGTGCCCGAGCGCGACGCCCTGGTGGCCTCCAACACCAACGCCATCCACGCCCGCGAGAACGGCGGCATCGATCTGCTCAACCAGATCCACCAGGACAAGATGGGCGTCTACTACCTGGGTTGGTTCGACAGCGGGGTCAGCTACAACCTGTATACCATCGACGAACCGAGCCTGGACGAAGAGGGCAACCTCAGCGTTTCCGGGCTGACCCTGCGCAGCAACCCGGTGTATGACGCCTTCTTCCAGGACTACCTCGGCGCCCAGCCGATCAGCCTGCCCACCACCGATGTCTACTCGGCGCTCGAGCGCAATGTCGTCAATGCCACCGGCTGGACCCAGATCGGCCTGAAGGACCTGAACTGGGACCGCTTCCTCAACTACCGCATCGATCCGGCCTTCTTCTCCACCGACATGGGCGTGATCGTCAATCAGGAAAGCTGGAACGGCCTCAGTGAGGAAGCCCAGCAGATCCTCCAGGAAGTCGCCATTGAGCACGAGCATGCCAGCGCCGAGCGCTTCGAGGTGCTGGCGGAAGAGCAGCAGGCCGAACTGGAGTCCGACGGCATGCAGGTCTTCCGCCTGGAGGGCGAAGCCGGCAAACGCTACTCCGAAGCCGCCCGCGAAGCCACCTGGGAGCGCATGCGCAGCCAGATGGAGCGTCATCCGACGGGCCTGGAGCACTACGAAGAGTTGATCGAAAAGTTCAACGACCTGTAA
- a CDS encoding GntR family transcriptional regulator, which produces MNDTHANAVGGTKSHRIYLLLKDAILSGRLAPGRKLPGELKLAEQYGVSRVTVRRAMQALNEAGLVARKPGLGTVVLEQPLDATVMTASVANLMPNLVKMSKSSRVRLLEFCYVKPTEPVREGLGLRDGERVQRSIRVRMADDKPLSYLVTHVPEHIALHYNEADLAQTPLFALLERSGVKVDHAAQTISATLATHEVAEALDVSVGSPLISLTRVVYDEEGRGVEHLDALYRPDRYRIQIDLNRTGDEAARYWEPVATESQHAQAEPHEA; this is translated from the coding sequence ATGAACGATACGCATGCGAACGCCGTCGGGGGCACCAAGTCCCATCGCATCTATCTGCTGCTCAAGGATGCAATCCTCAGCGGCCGGCTGGCACCCGGGCGCAAGCTACCCGGCGAGCTGAAGCTGGCGGAGCAGTACGGCGTTTCGCGGGTCACGGTCAGGCGCGCCATGCAGGCGCTCAACGAGGCGGGGCTGGTGGCACGCAAGCCCGGATTGGGCACCGTGGTGCTGGAACAGCCACTGGACGCCACGGTGATGACCGCCAGCGTCGCCAACCTGATGCCCAATCTGGTCAAGATGAGCAAATCGTCACGGGTGCGGCTGCTGGAGTTCTGCTACGTCAAACCGACGGAGCCGGTGCGCGAAGGCCTCGGGCTGCGCGACGGGGAACGCGTACAGCGCTCGATCCGCGTACGCATGGCCGACGACAAGCCGCTCTCCTACCTCGTCACCCACGTACCGGAGCACATTGCCCTGCACTACAACGAGGCGGACCTGGCGCAGACCCCCCTGTTCGCCCTGCTCGAACGCAGCGGCGTGAAGGTCGACCATGCGGCCCAGACGATTTCGGCTACCCTGGCCACCCATGAGGTCGCCGAAGCGCTGGACGTCTCGGTGGGCTCGCCGCTGATCTCCCTGACCCGCGTGGTGTACGACGAGGAGGGGCGTGGCGTGGAGCATCTCGATGCGCTCTACCGCCCTGACCGCTACCGCATCCAGATCGACCTCAACCGCACCGGCGACGAGGCGGCTCGCTACTGGGAGCCTGTGGCCACCGAGTCTCAGCATGCGCAGGCGGAGCCCCACGAGGCATGA
- the leuC gene encoding 3-isopropylmalate dehydratase large subunit, which translates to MTKPKTLFDKVWDAHEILRSESGQSLVWIDRHFVHEGSFHAFNKLRERELSVARADLTFGIADHYVPTLTRHLEDIGDAKVRGMIEQLAANTREHGITLFGLDDPRQGIVHVLGPEQGLTQPGLTMVCGDSHTSTHGAFGCIAFGIGASEVAHVLATQTLWQTRPKKMRLTVEGELAPGISAKDIALTWIARLGADGARGYAIEYTGSAIRGLSMEARLTLCNLSIEGGARCGMIAPDEITFDYLRERPFAPRGEQWDQALAYWQTLQSDPDARFDREETLAAAEIAPTVTWGVSPEEALPIDQCVPDPSRIEDAARARQARDSLDYMGLAPGQPLTDIAIDRIFIGSCTNARLEDLRAAAEILRGRRSKVPGIVSPGSTQVKRQAEAEGLDFVFRQAGLEWRESGCSMCVGMNGDLVPPGERCASTTNRNFKGRQGPGARTHLMSPAMVAAAAVAGHLADVRELSGAS; encoded by the coding sequence ATGACCAAGCCAAAGACCCTGTTCGACAAGGTGTGGGACGCCCACGAGATCCTTCGCAGCGAGAGCGGCCAGAGCCTGGTGTGGATCGATCGGCACTTCGTGCACGAGGGGTCCTTCCATGCCTTCAACAAGCTGCGTGAGCGCGAACTCTCGGTGGCTCGAGCCGACCTGACCTTCGGAATCGCCGATCACTACGTGCCCACCCTGACCCGCCACCTCGAAGACATCGGCGACGCCAAGGTCCGCGGCATGATAGAGCAGCTCGCCGCAAACACCCGCGAGCACGGCATCACACTGTTCGGCCTCGACGACCCGCGCCAGGGCATCGTGCATGTGCTTGGCCCGGAGCAGGGGCTGACCCAGCCCGGGCTGACGATGGTGTGCGGCGACAGCCATACCTCCACACACGGCGCCTTCGGCTGCATTGCCTTCGGCATCGGTGCATCGGAAGTGGCTCATGTGCTCGCCACCCAGACCCTGTGGCAGACCCGGCCGAAGAAGATGCGCCTTACCGTCGAAGGCGAGTTGGCTCCCGGCATTTCAGCCAAGGATATCGCGCTGACCTGGATCGCCCGCCTGGGGGCGGATGGCGCCCGCGGATACGCCATCGAATACACCGGCAGCGCCATTCGCGGCCTGTCGATGGAAGCGCGACTGACGCTGTGCAACCTCTCCATCGAGGGCGGCGCCCGCTGCGGCATGATCGCCCCCGACGAAATCACTTTTGACTACCTGCGTGAGCGCCCCTTTGCTCCCCGGGGCGAGCAATGGGACCAGGCGCTAGCCTACTGGCAGACATTGCAGAGCGACCCCGACGCCCGATTCGATAGGGAAGAGACATTGGCGGCCGCCGAGATAGCCCCCACCGTGACTTGGGGCGTCTCGCCGGAGGAGGCACTGCCCATCGACCAGTGCGTTCCCGACCCGTCGCGTATCGAGGACGCCGCGCGTGCCCGACAGGCACGCGACAGCCTGGACTACATGGGCCTGGCGCCCGGCCAGCCGCTCACCGATATCGCCATCGACCGCATCTTCATCGGCTCCTGCACTAACGCCCGCCTGGAGGACCTGCGCGCCGCCGCCGAGATTCTGCGCGGCCGCCGCAGCAAGGTGCCGGGCATCGTCTCACCCGGATCCACCCAGGTGAAGCGCCAGGCGGAGGCCGAAGGGCTGGACTTCGTGTTTCGCCAGGCGGGGCTGGAGTGGCGAGAATCCGGCTGCTCCATGTGCGTGGGCATGAACGGCGACCTGGTACCGCCGGGAGAGCGCTGCGCCTCCACCACCAACCGTAACTTCAAGGGCCGCCAGGGGCCGGGCGCCAGGACCCACCTGATGTCGCCGGCCATGGTCGCCGCGGCGGCCGTGGCCGGGCACCTGGCCGACGTCCGCGAGCTGTCAGGAGCCTCATGA
- a CDS encoding polysaccharide deacetylase family protein, protein MSLDPGYLSYPWRRYGYDHDRYAWSMLANRKPVHWPGGKPLAVWINVSLQFYPLNQRGVPFKVPNGMTMPYPDLRHSSLRDYGNRVGIYRMLAAFEQRGIRPTWAINAQLAEQTPYLLERLKAYGGEFLCHGWNMDHLHYGGQDRDEEAEIVRRSVETLRELTGQPIRGWLSPAKHQSWNTPDLLAENGIEYCCDWVNDDMPYAFATERGELTMMPLSTEIEDQFVMCQNLHSEDSWVNQVTDAFDFLLEEGRAQGGRLLALNLHPWLVGQPHRIGCLEAVLDHIAGHDDVWQAPAGEILDAYRKQAGDND, encoded by the coding sequence ATGTCACTCGACCCGGGTTACCTCTCCTACCCTTGGCGTCGCTACGGTTACGACCATGACCGTTACGCCTGGTCCATGCTTGCCAATCGCAAGCCGGTCCACTGGCCTGGTGGCAAGCCGTTGGCGGTATGGATCAACGTGTCGCTGCAGTTCTACCCGCTCAATCAGCGTGGCGTGCCGTTCAAGGTGCCCAACGGCATGACCATGCCGTATCCGGATCTGCGCCACTCCTCGCTGCGCGACTACGGCAACCGGGTGGGCATCTACCGCATGCTGGCGGCCTTCGAGCAGCGCGGCATTCGCCCCACTTGGGCAATCAATGCTCAACTCGCCGAGCAGACCCCCTATCTGCTGGAGCGGCTCAAGGCCTACGGCGGCGAGTTCCTGTGCCACGGCTGGAACATGGATCACCTGCACTACGGCGGCCAGGATCGCGACGAGGAGGCCGAAATCGTGCGGCGTTCGGTCGAGACCCTGCGCGAGCTGACCGGCCAACCCATTCGCGGCTGGCTGAGCCCGGCCAAGCATCAGAGCTGGAATACGCCGGACTTGCTCGCCGAGAACGGCATCGAGTACTGCTGCGACTGGGTCAACGACGACATGCCCTACGCCTTCGCCACTGAGCGCGGCGAACTGACCATGATGCCGCTCTCCACCGAGATCGAAGACCAGTTCGTGATGTGCCAGAACCTGCATTCGGAGGACAGCTGGGTGAACCAGGTGACGGACGCTTTCGATTTCCTGCTGGAGGAGGGCCGAGCGCAGGGTGGCCGGCTGCTGGCGCTCAACCTGCACCCCTGGCTCGTCGGTCAGCCGCATCGTATCGGCTGCCTGGAAGCGGTGCTCGACCATATCGCCGGACATGACGACGTATGGCAGGCGCCGGCCGGCGAGATACTCGATGCCTACCGCAAGCAGGCCGGCGACAACGACTGA
- a CDS encoding isocitrate lyase/PEP mutase family protein, with product MTLSASDLKAKLHAPEIVVAPGVYDALSASLAADAGFDTVYLSGASIAYTQLGRPDIGLVSLSEVNDVMSHIRERTELSVVVDCDTGFGNAMNVMRSVRMLERAGANAIQLEDQTYPKRCGHLRGKTLVAQEEMVGKLKAALDARESDATLIIGRTDAVAVEGTERAIERAQAYREAGVDMLFIEGIRSDDDIASIMAEFRGQIPIMANMVEGGDTPLQNAQALQDMGFSLVIFPGALVRAFTHMAQQFFDTLRRDGSTDAFRERMLDFRQLNEVIGTQAMLELGQKYDSRR from the coding sequence ATGACTCTTTCCGCCAGCGACCTCAAGGCCAAGCTGCACGCCCCGGAGATCGTCGTCGCACCGGGCGTCTACGATGCCTTGAGCGCCTCGCTCGCCGCCGATGCCGGTTTCGATACCGTCTATCTTTCAGGGGCCAGTATCGCCTACACCCAGCTCGGACGTCCCGACATCGGTCTGGTCAGCCTCAGTGAGGTCAACGACGTGATGTCGCACATCCGCGAGCGCACCGAGCTTTCGGTGGTGGTCGATTGCGATACCGGTTTCGGCAATGCCATGAACGTGATGCGCAGCGTGCGCATGCTGGAGCGTGCGGGAGCCAATGCCATCCAGTTGGAGGACCAGACCTACCCAAAGCGCTGCGGTCACCTGCGTGGCAAGACACTGGTCGCCCAGGAGGAGATGGTTGGCAAGCTCAAGGCCGCGCTGGATGCCCGTGAGAGCGATGCAACTCTGATCATAGGGCGTACCGATGCCGTGGCGGTGGAGGGAACCGAGCGTGCCATCGAGCGCGCGCAGGCGTATCGCGAAGCGGGCGTCGACATGCTGTTCATCGAAGGCATTCGCAGCGACGATGACATCGCCAGCATCATGGCCGAGTTCCGCGGTCAGATTCCGATCATGGCCAACATGGTGGAAGGGGGCGACACCCCGCTGCAGAATGCCCAGGCGCTGCAGGACATGGGCTTCTCGCTGGTGATCTTCCCCGGTGCCCTGGTGCGTGCCTTTACCCATATGGCGCAACAGTTCTTCGACACCCTGCGCCGAGATGGCAGCACCGATGCCTTCCGCGAGCGCATGCTCGACTTCCGTCAGCTCAACGAGGTGATCGGCACCCAGGCCATGCTCGAGCTGGGCCAGAAGTACGACAGCCGTCGATAA
- the leuD gene encoding 3-isopropylmalate dehydratase small subunit: protein MMEPIKTLDALACPLPRANVDTDQLIPARFMKEPRSVGYGQFLLHDLRHDESGRPIEGFILNHPEAAQAKTLVARRNFGAGSSREAAVYALVDYGFRCVIAPSFGDIFASNSVNNGLLPATVSEEDAETLLAALGEAPGSLHIDLEAQRISVGDLSVAFSIASTWRTKLLNGWDDIDMTRQHARAIQRFADEYSRQHPWLNVTVPAGKIISRG from the coding sequence ATGATGGAACCGATCAAGACACTCGATGCCCTGGCCTGCCCGCTGCCGCGGGCCAACGTGGATACCGACCAGCTGATCCCGGCACGCTTCATGAAGGAGCCGCGCAGCGTCGGCTACGGTCAGTTCCTGCTCCATGACCTGCGCCATGACGAGAGCGGCCGGCCAATCGAGGGGTTTATCCTCAACCATCCTGAGGCGGCACAGGCGAAGACGCTGGTGGCACGCCGCAACTTCGGCGCCGGCTCATCACGAGAAGCCGCGGTCTATGCTCTGGTGGACTATGGCTTTCGCTGCGTGATCGCCCCGAGCTTCGGCGACATCTTCGCCTCGAATTCAGTCAACAACGGCCTGCTGCCGGCCACGGTCAGCGAGGAGGATGCCGAAACCCTGCTCGCGGCCCTGGGCGAGGCGCCCGGCTCGCTGCACATCGACCTGGAGGCGCAGCGCATCAGCGTCGGCGACCTGAGCGTTGCGTTCAGCATCGCCTCGACCTGGCGCACCAAGCTGCTCAACGGTTGGGACGATATCGACATGACCCGACAGCACGCGCGGGCGATCCAGCGCTTCGCTGACGAGTACTCACGGCAACACCCCTGGCTCAACGTGACAGTACCCGCCGGGAAGATCATTTCCCGGGGCTGA
- a CDS encoding FAD-dependent oxidoreductase, with product MAIVAFHDGQEFEAHVPLVIIGAGACGLVAALAARQYGADSVVLERDALPRGSTSMSQGFIPAAGSRFQAEKGVEDSPELMGQDIQHKNGHQADPAIVRALTEASAGVVEWLADAHGVPFDLVEGFLYPGHSRMRMHATPRRTGEELMGSLLNAVEAAGIDLLTEARVVELHADDTGRVHGVTLERPDGSRESIGCDALILACNGYGGNTELVARHLPTLKGALYFGHEGNQGDALLWGEAMGASLKDLGACQGHGSLAMPHQTLITWAVMMRGGVQVNTEGRRFANEHGGYSEQAAKVLAQPGGIAWNLFDERIHQAALEFEDYRNADTAGAVRTFDSLEAMATGLALPLEALRETFAEMHALAESGEADGFGRSFNAADQLVAPFHAIKVTGALFHTQGGLEVDAQARVLRQNGAAFANLFAAGGAARGVSGSGDSGYLSGNGLLSAVVLGAIAGREAARQLGRESAA from the coding sequence ATGGCTATCGTGGCCTTTCATGACGGGCAGGAATTCGAGGCACACGTGCCGCTGGTGATCATCGGCGCGGGAGCCTGCGGCCTGGTGGCGGCATTGGCTGCCAGGCAGTACGGCGCAGATTCGGTGGTGTTGGAGCGCGATGCGCTGCCAAGGGGTAGCACCTCGATGTCCCAGGGTTTCATCCCCGCGGCGGGTTCGCGCTTTCAGGCCGAAAAAGGGGTCGAAGACAGCCCTGAACTAATGGGTCAGGACATTCAGCACAAGAACGGTCATCAGGCGGACCCGGCCATCGTGCGTGCCCTGACCGAGGCCTCCGCCGGCGTGGTGGAGTGGCTGGCCGACGCCCACGGCGTGCCCTTCGACCTGGTGGAGGGCTTCCTCTACCCCGGCCACAGCCGTATGCGCATGCACGCCACGCCGCGGCGCACCGGGGAGGAGCTGATGGGCAGCCTGCTCAACGCGGTGGAGGCGGCGGGCATCGACCTGCTCACCGAGGCTCGAGTCGTGGAGCTGCATGCGGACGACACGGGGCGCGTGCATGGCGTGACCCTGGAGCGCCCCGACGGCAGCCGGGAATCGATTGGCTGCGATGCGCTGATCCTGGCCTGCAACGGCTATGGCGGCAATACCGAGCTGGTGGCACGCCACCTGCCGACGCTGAAGGGGGCCCTCTATTTCGGCCACGAGGGCAACCAGGGCGATGCCCTGCTTTGGGGCGAGGCCATGGGCGCCAGCCTCAAGGACCTGGGCGCTTGCCAGGGCCACGGCTCGCTGGCCATGCCGCACCAGACCCTGATCACCTGGGCGGTGATGATGCGCGGCGGCGTGCAAGTCAATACCGAGGGGCGACGCTTCGCCAACGAGCATGGCGGCTACTCAGAGCAAGCGGCCAAGGTGCTGGCCCAGCCGGGCGGCATTGCCTGGAATCTGTTCGACGAACGCATCCACCAGGCAGCGCTGGAGTTCGAGGACTATCGCAATGCCGATACGGCAGGGGCGGTGCGCACTTTCGACAGCCTCGAAGCCATGGCTACCGGTCTGGCTCTGCCGCTGGAAGCCCTGCGTGAAACCTTCGCCGAGATGCACGCCCTGGCCGAGAGCGGCGAAGCCGACGGCTTCGGCCGCAGCTTCAATGCCGCGGACCAACTGGTGGCGCCTTTTCATGCTATCAAGGTCACCGGCGCGCTGTTCCATACCCAAGGCGGGCTCGAGGTGGACGCCCAGGCGCGGGTGCTACGCCAGAATGGTGCTGCCTTCGCCAACCTGTTCGCCGCCGGTGGCGCGGCGAGAGGTGTCTCCGGTTCAGGCGACAGCGGTTACCTCTCCGGCAACGGCTTGCTCAGCGCCGTGGTGTTGGGCGCCATCGCCGGGCGCGAGGCGGCTCGTCAGCTGGGGCGCGAATCGGCTGCTTGA
- a CDS encoding LysR family transcriptional regulator, whose amino-acid sequence MLDWQDIQIFLEVARSQRLTDAARRLGLDHSTLSRRTRRFEQKLNTQLFERSTHGYHLTEAGQQLLAHAEEMARHAFEAGENLADKNRQLSGQIRLGVTEGFGTWIIAPLLSAFCEQHPGITLDLLALPRVVNLSRHEADLAITVERPASQGLVISRLCDYRLRLYGSQSYFQRHGRPGRLAELGEHRLIGYVDDLIFSEQLSYLDPLLDPAVVGTAPHFSIRSTSVTTQHAAALQGAGLAVLPCFMAETGDRLESVLNGEVEIVRQFWITARQEQRRLARVRLLWDFLREALELNRALLMGEAGKLVLPDPTP is encoded by the coding sequence GTGCTCGACTGGCAGGACATTCAGATCTTTCTCGAAGTCGCCCGCAGCCAGCGGCTGACCGACGCTGCCCGGCGCCTGGGCCTGGATCACTCCACGCTATCGCGGCGCACCCGACGCTTCGAGCAGAAACTCAACACCCAGCTCTTTGAGCGTAGCACCCACGGCTACCATCTGACCGAAGCCGGCCAACAGCTACTGGCCCACGCCGAAGAGATGGCCCGTCACGCCTTCGAGGCAGGTGAGAACCTGGCCGACAAGAACCGCCAGCTCAGCGGACAGATTCGCCTGGGCGTGACCGAAGGCTTCGGCACCTGGATCATCGCCCCACTACTCTCCGCCTTCTGTGAGCAGCACCCCGGCATCACTCTTGACCTGCTTGCCCTGCCCCGGGTGGTCAACCTGAGCCGCCACGAGGCGGACCTGGCGATCACCGTGGAGCGGCCCGCAAGCCAGGGGCTGGTGATCTCGCGACTGTGCGACTACCGGCTAAGGCTCTACGGCAGCCAGAGCTACTTCCAGCGCCACGGCCGCCCGGGGCGCCTCGCCGAACTCGGTGAACACCGCCTGATCGGCTACGTCGACGATCTGATCTTCAGCGAGCAGCTCAGCTACCTCGACCCTCTGCTTGACCCCGCGGTGGTTGGCACGGCACCGCACTTCTCGATCCGCAGCACCAGCGTCACCACCCAGCACGCCGCCGCCCTGCAGGGGGCCGGGCTCGCCGTGCTGCCCTGCTTCATGGCCGAAACCGGCGACCGGCTAGAGAGCGTGCTGAATGGCGAAGTGGAGATCGTGCGTCAGTTCTGGATCACCGCGCGCCAGGAGCAGCGCCGCCTGGCGCGGGTGCGGCTACTTTGGGATTTTCTGCGTGAGGCGCTGGAGCTCAATCGCGCCCTGCTGATGGGCGAGGCGGGGAAGTTGGTGCTGCCCGACCCCACGCCATAG
- a CDS encoding tautomerase family protein has translation MPVIQVSLIRGYSGELKQRLCKQLTDAVRHSIAADPDGITVLLHEVEPDAYMRGGRPRTPGGASDDEAVGEAPADVVRSFLEAMEARDMPRAERLLDEDFTMTFPGGVEMTRLEELVVWAGERYRFVRKRIDAFDTCDEGDYVTVVCHGELHGEWPDGTPFAGVRFIDRFELRHGRLLRQQVWNDLALARS, from the coding sequence ATGCCCGTCATTCAGGTCAGCCTGATCCGTGGCTATTCCGGCGAACTCAAGCAGCGCCTGTGCAAGCAGCTTACTGACGCCGTACGGCACAGCATCGCCGCGGATCCGGATGGCATCACCGTGCTGCTGCACGAGGTGGAGCCCGATGCCTACATGCGCGGCGGGCGGCCCCGGACACCGGGCGGCGCCAGCGACGACGAAGCGGTAGGCGAGGCGCCCGCGGACGTGGTGCGCAGCTTTCTCGAGGCCATGGAGGCGCGCGACATGCCACGTGCCGAACGCCTGCTCGACGAGGACTTCACCATGACCTTCCCCGGCGGCGTCGAGATGACGCGCCTGGAAGAATTGGTGGTCTGGGCCGGCGAGCGCTATCGCTTCGTGCGCAAGCGCATCGATGCCTTTGATACCTGCGACGAGGGCGATTACGTGACGGTAGTCTGCCACGGTGAACTGCACGGCGAGTGGCCCGACGGCACGCCCTTTGCCGGCGTGCGCTTCATCGATCGCTTCGAGCTGCGCCACGGCAGGCTCCTGCGTCAGCAGGTCTGGAACGACCTGGCGCTGGCGCGCTCCTGA
- a CDS encoding polysaccharide deacetylase family protein, translating into MKAELKERLGAYDYWPYENRPKITWPNGARVAFWVAPNIEYYELDPPLNPQRKPWPTPHPSVPGFSIRDYGNRVGHQRQMALLDKYGIRGSVSLSVALCEHHPEIIEMCRERDWEFFSHGVYNTRYTYGLSEAQEREMIRDGIETIHRHTGQKCAGYLAPALSHSEHTLDLFAEVGQELFGEEGGIYTCDLFHDDQPTPIHLRSGRRFLSVPYSLEMNDTIVYAVNKVEPRHYLTMLKRHFDRLYAEGAESGTVMCIPTHNYQVSCPHRIKAFEEALEYITGHSDVWLATGREIASHYLAHHYDDAVRDIDAKAVAAGRN; encoded by the coding sequence ATGAAGGCTGAGTTGAAAGAGCGACTGGGTGCCTACGACTACTGGCCCTACGAGAACCGCCCGAAGATCACCTGGCCGAACGGCGCCCGGGTCGCCTTCTGGGTGGCCCCCAACATCGAATACTACGAGCTCGATCCGCCGCTCAATCCGCAGCGCAAGCCGTGGCCCACGCCGCACCCCTCGGTGCCCGGCTTCAGTATCCGTGACTACGGCAACCGGGTCGGCCACCAGCGCCAGATGGCACTGCTCGACAAGTACGGCATTCGCGGTTCGGTATCGCTGTCGGTGGCGCTGTGCGAGCACCATCCCGAGATCATCGAGATGTGCCGCGAGCGCGATTGGGAGTTCTTCAGCCATGGGGTCTACAACACCCGTTACACCTACGGCCTGAGCGAGGCCCAGGAGCGGGAGATGATCCGCGACGGCATCGAGACGATACATCGCCATACCGGGCAGAAGTGCGCCGGCTATCTGGCGCCGGCCCTGTCTCACTCGGAGCACACCCTGGATCTGTTCGCCGAGGTGGGCCAGGAGCTGTTCGGTGAGGAAGGCGGCATCTATACCTGCGACCTGTTTCACGACGATCAACCCACGCCGATTCATCTGCGCTCGGGGCGGCGCTTTCTCTCCGTGCCCTACTCGCTGGAGATGAACGACACCATCGTCTACGCGGTGAACAAGGTGGAGCCGCGCCACTACCTGACCATGCTCAAGCGCCACTTCGACCGGCTTTACGCCGAGGGCGCCGAATCGGGCACGGTCATGTGCATACCCACCCACAACTACCAGGTCAGCTGCCCGCACCGCATCAAGGCCTTCGAGGAAGCGCTGGAGTACATCACCGGCCACAGCGACGTCTGGCTCGCCACCGGCCGCGAGATCGCCAGCCACTATCTTGCGCACCACTACGATGATGCCGTGCGCGATATCGACGCCAAGGCCGTCGCGGCCGGGAGGAACTGA